GCGGAGTCGGGCGTCACCGTGATCAGCCGGATTGAGAAGTCCTCGGCGGCAGGCGACGCGGTCCTCCTCCGCCAGCTCGCGGTGAACCTGCTGTACAACGCGGTGCGTCACAACAAGGCGAACGGCTCGATCACCGTCGAGAGCGGCCCGGCCGGAGGCGGCAGCGCGGGCGCATGGCTGCGGGTCTCCAATACCGGCGCGGTGATTGCGCCCGAGACCCTGACGATGCTCACCGAGCCGTTCTTCCGGGGTGCTGGGCGCTCCGCCGATCGTTCGGGCCGCCGAGGGCACGGGCTCGGCCTCGCGCTGATCACCGCCATCGTCGAGGCGCACCGGGGAAGCCTGGAGTTGACCGCCAATTCCGGCGGCGGGCTGACGGCGATGGTGCGGATTCCCGGCTATGGAACCGAGAAGGAACGTTCCTGACAACGCACCACCGCCGCGGGCATCCGCGCAGGCTCAGCCCCGCAACTCCATCGTGCAGCACTTCGGTCCGCCACCGGACTTGCGCAGTTCGCCGATGTCGACGAAGTGCGGTTCGAAACCCCGCTGGGCGACCTGTTCGGCCAGGCCGACGGCCTCGATGGGCAGCACCACGTTTCGGCCGTCGGAGACCGCGTTGAGCCCGAGGCAGGCCGCGTCGTGCTCGGTGGCGATGACCGCGTCCGGGAACAAGCGACGCAGCACCCGCAGGCTGCCCGGCGAGAACGCCTCCGGGTAGTAGGCGACCAGGGGTGCGACCGTGGCGCTGCCCTCGGAGAGCACGAACAGTGCGACGTCGAGGTGGTAGTACCTCGGGTCGATCAACCGCAGCGACACCACCGGCACGCCCAGGGTCTCCTGGGCCTCGCTGTGTGCGCCGGGGTCGGTGCGGAACCCGGTGCCAGCAAGCAGTAGCGACCCCGTCCAGGTGAAGTCGCCCTCCGCCTCGTTCGTGCAGCTGGGCATGACCACGTCGCGGAAGCCGTTGCGCACGAACCAACGTCGGTAGTGCTCGGCCTCGGCGGCCCGCTCGGGGGCGCGGAATCGCGCGCCGAGGACCCGGCCGTCCACCACGGTGCCCGAGTTCGCGGCGAACACCATGTCGGGCAGGCCCGGCTCTGCGTCGATCACCTCGACGGTGTGGCCGAGCCGCTCATAGGTTCGGCGTAGCGCGTCCCATTGCCGGATGGCCTCGGCGGTATCGACGGCCACCTCGGGGTTCATCCACGGGTTGATCGCATAGGAGACGGTGAAGTGCTCCGGCGGGCACATCAGGTAACGCCTCGGGGTGGCCAGTCTTGGTTCGACCACGGCGGGATGGTCCACGGCGACCGTGGCACCACCTCCCAGACCGGAGGGGCCGATTCCCTGCACATCCGCGACCGTCATGTATCGAAATGTAAGTGCTCGGAGACACCCGAACAACGCCGCTGTATTGCGTTTTAAAGGGCAGAATGTTTCGTATGGATAAGACTGACCATCGAATCATTTCGTGCATGGTGGCCGATGCCCGTTCGAGCTTCGCCGACATCGGCGCGAAGGTCGGGTTGTCCGCCCCCGCAGTGAAGCGTCGGGTGGATCGACTGCTGGATCTCGGGGTGCTGCGCGGCTTCACCGCGGTGGTCGATCCGGAGGCCCTGGGTTGGGGCACCGAGGCCTTCGTCGAGGTCTACTGCCACGGGAATGTGACGCCGGGTCAGATCCGGGTCGGGCTGGAACCGTTGGCCGAGGTGGTGGGTGCGTACACCGTGTCGGGTGCCGCCGACGCCATCGTGCATCTGCGGGCCGCGAGCATCCAGCATCTGGAGACCGCGTTGGAACGGCTACGGGCGGTGGATTTCATCGACCGCACGGTCTCCACGGTGGTGCTCTCCAAACTGTTGGAACGTCCAGCCATGCCCGAGGGCGGCACTGGGCTGGATCGCGGCCCGTCCCAGGGTGCGATCGGCCCCATTTGACACAAGCATTCGCACCAGTCTCCTCGGTAGTGTTGGACGCGCAGCGTGCACATCGCCGAGACCGGCCATGAGCCCGAGGGGGAGCCGCCACGACCTGACTGTCCGGCCCGAATCGATGGCGAGCGCCGATATCCCGCGTTCACGCCTCTGCCGGGCCCACTGGTGGCGGCACACCTCGCGCCCTCGGTGGAGCCATCATGCGGGCCACACCCCCAGCGGACTGGGAAACAGCCGACCGACACCCGCGGGCTGGCGTCCTCCACGTTCTGTTCTTGTTTGCCTGCCCACGCCGTTGTCCCCGACAGCCGTGAGGAAACGAGCAATGACGGTGACCAAACACGACGATCCAGGCTCGGACGGGAGCGGAGGCGGTCCCTCCCCCGATGCCGCGAGCCGCCGACTCGACCGAGTCGTCATCCGCTTCGCCGGTGATTCGGGCGACGGGATGCAGCTGACCGGAGACCGTTTCACCTCCGAGGCCGCCGCGTTCGGCAACGACCTCGCGACGCTGCCGAACTTCCCGGCCGAGATCCGGGCCCCAGCCGGAACGCTGCCCGGGGTGTCGAGCTTCCAGTTGCACTTCGCCGACTACGACATCCTCACCCCGGGCGATCGACCCGACGTGCTGGTGGCGATGAACCCCGCCGCGCTCAAGGCCAACATCGACGATCTGCCCGCAGGCGGGATCCTGATCGTCAACACCGACGAGTTCACCAAGCGCAACCTGGCCAAGGTGGGTTACGACGCCAGCCCGTTGGGCGGGGAGTCACTGGCTGCCTTCCAGGTGCACGAGGTGGCGATGGCCACGCTGACCAGAAGCGCGCTCAGCGAGACCGGGCTGTCCAAGAAGGACGCCGAGCGGGCGAAGAACATGTTCGCGCTCGGATTGTTGTCGTGGATGTACAACCGACCCACCGAGGGCACCGAGCGGTTCCTGCGGGAGAAGTTCGGCCGTAAGCCGGACATCGCCGAGGCCAACGTGCTGGCCTTCCGCACCGGGTGGAACTACGGCGAGACCACGGAGGCCTTCGCCATCACCTACGAGGTGGCGCCCGCCAAGCTCGCGCCGGGCACCTATCGCCAGATCACCGGCAACGCCGCGTTGGCCTACGGCATCGTCACGGCGGGCACTCTCGCCGAGCTACCGGTGTTCCTGGGCACCTATCCGATCACTCCGGCGTCGGACATCCTGCATGAGCTGAGCAAGCAGAAGAACTTCAACGTCACGACCTTCCAGGCCGAGGACGAGATCGCCGGCGTCGGCGCCGCATTGGGCGCCGCCTACGGCGGGGCGCTCGGCGTGACGTCGACCTCCGGCCCCGGCATCGCGCTCAAGGCCGAGACGGTCGGCCTGGCGGTGATGACCGAACTGCCGCTGCTGATCTGCGATATCCAGCGTGGCGGGCCGTCGACGGGTCTGCCGACCAAGACCGAGCAGGCCGACCTGTTGCAGGCCATGTTCGGCCGAAACGGCGAGGCGCCGGTGCCGGTGCTCGCGCCCGCCTCCCCCGCCGACTGTTTCCAGGTCACGCTGGACGCGGTGCGGATCGCACTGACCTATCGAACCCCGGTGCTGCTGTTGTCCGACGGCTACATCGCCAACGGGTCGGA
This Actinoalloteichus hymeniacidonis DNA region includes the following protein-coding sequences:
- the ddaH gene encoding dimethylargininase, with product MTVADVQGIGPSGLGGGATVAVDHPAVVEPRLATPRRYLMCPPEHFTVSYAINPWMNPEVAVDTAEAIRQWDALRRTYERLGHTVEVIDAEPGLPDMVFAANSGTVVDGRVLGARFRAPERAAEAEHYRRWFVRNGFRDVVMPSCTNEAEGDFTWTGSLLLAGTGFRTDPGAHSEAQETLGVPVVSLRLIDPRYYHLDVALFVLSEGSATVAPLVAYYPEAFSPGSLRVLRRLFPDAVIATEHDAACLGLNAVSDGRNVVLPIEAVGLAEQVAQRGFEPHFVDIGELRKSGGGPKCCTMELRG
- a CDS encoding Lrp/AsnC family transcriptional regulator, with protein sequence MDKTDHRIISCMVADARSSFADIGAKVGLSAPAVKRRVDRLLDLGVLRGFTAVVDPEALGWGTEAFVEVYCHGNVTPGQIRVGLEPLAEVVGAYTVSGAADAIVHLRAASIQHLETALERLRAVDFIDRTVSTVVLSKLLERPAMPEGGTGLDRGPSQGAIGPI
- a CDS encoding 2-oxoacid:acceptor oxidoreductase subunit alpha; its protein translation is MTVTKHDDPGSDGSGGGPSPDAASRRLDRVVIRFAGDSGDGMQLTGDRFTSEAAAFGNDLATLPNFPAEIRAPAGTLPGVSSFQLHFADYDILTPGDRPDVLVAMNPAALKANIDDLPAGGILIVNTDEFTKRNLAKVGYDASPLGGESLAAFQVHEVAMATLTRSALSETGLSKKDAERAKNMFALGLLSWMYNRPTEGTERFLREKFGRKPDIAEANVLAFRTGWNYGETTEAFAITYEVAPAKLAPGTYRQITGNAALAYGIVTAGTLAELPVFLGTYPITPASDILHELSKQKNFNVTTFQAEDEIAGVGAALGAAYGGALGVTSTSGPGIALKAETVGLAVMTELPLLICDIQRGGPSTGLPTKTEQADLLQAMFGRNGEAPVPVLAPASPADCFQVTLDAVRIALTYRTPVLLLSDGYIANGSEPWRIPEVDDLPDLRVAFATEPNAPDGSGEFWPYLRDPETLARPWAIPGTAGLQHRIGGLEKSDGRGDISYSPENHDRMVRLRQAKIDGITVPDLSVDDPDGQARVLVLGWGSTFGPIGAACRRVRAAGLSIASAHLRHLNPMPGNLGEVLARYDRVVVPEMNLGQLAMLIRARHLVDVISHTKVAGLPFKAEELQDVLTDVIGRVDT